A region of Rhodoferax potami DNA encodes the following proteins:
- a CDS encoding LacI family DNA-binding transcriptional regulator translates to MATLSEVARLAGVTTATVSNVLRNTQKVKPATVQKVQDAIAATGYRPNLMARALAEGKSSMVALVLPDINNPFYPEFVRVAERVARNRNYFLMVCNTDERPDIGRAYLHQIAGHFG, encoded by the coding sequence ATGGCCACATTGAGCGAAGTCGCCCGTCTGGCCGGGGTCACCACGGCCACCGTGTCCAATGTGCTGCGCAACACCCAGAAGGTGAAGCCCGCCACGGTGCAAAAAGTGCAAGACGCAATTGCTGCGACCGGTTACCGCCCCAATCTCATGGCGCGGGCGCTGGCCGAGGGCAAGTCGTCGATGGTGGCGCTGGTGCTGCCCGATATCAACAACCCCTTCTACCCCGAGTTCGTGCGGGTGGCCGAGCGGGTGGCGCGCAACCGCAACTACTTTTTGATGGTGTGTAACACCGACGAACGGCCCGACATCGGCCGCGCCTATCTGCACCAGATCGCCGGGCACTTTGGCTGA
- a CDS encoding LacI family DNA-binding transcriptional regulator, which produces MADGVLVLHTGISADDINELKTRRSPIVLASEEHVDLADRIPHVVVNFHRAGEIAGQHLLALGHTRIGAIVGCGLEGMQLGRLNGFKGALASAGITVDDALVRNVSDTVAGGHEATDSLLEQHPDLTAIFCTNDLMAYGASQALADRNIRIPQDISLIGITDIQLARDMRPALTTVALGIEQVATMSINLLLDLIENPQHEPTIMHVPDPVLVVRASTGPVRSAP; this is translated from the coding sequence TTGGCTGACGGCGTGCTGGTGCTGCACACCGGTATCAGTGCGGACGACATCAATGAGCTCAAAACCCGCCGCTCGCCCATCGTGCTGGCGTCGGAAGAGCATGTGGACCTGGCCGACCGTATTCCGCACGTGGTGGTGAACTTTCACCGCGCGGGTGAAATTGCCGGCCAGCACCTCCTGGCGTTGGGTCACACGCGGATTGGCGCCATTGTGGGTTGCGGCCTCGAGGGTATGCAGCTCGGGCGCCTGAATGGGTTCAAGGGCGCACTGGCTTCTGCCGGCATCACCGTGGACGATGCGCTGGTGCGCAACGTCAGCGATACCGTGGCCGGGGGCCATGAGGCTACCGACTCACTGCTGGAGCAGCACCCCGACCTGACCGCCATTTTTTGCACCAACGACCTGATGGCCTATGGCGCCAGCCAGGCGCTGGCAGACCGCAACATCCGGATTCCGCAAGACATCTCGCTGATCGGCATTACCGACATCCAACTCGCACGCGACATGCGCCCCGCCCTCACCACGGTGGCGCTGGGCATCGAGCAGGTGGCGACCATGTCCATCAACCTGTTGCTGGACCTGATTGAAAACCCGCAGCACGAACCGACCATCATGCATGTGCCCGACCCGGTGCTGGTGGTGCGCGCTTCGACCGGACCGGTACGCAGCGCGCCTTAA
- a CDS encoding pyridoxal phosphate-dependent decarboxylase family protein has translation MTATTQPPFQTSADSLDPTDWNSVRQMGHRMLDDMVDMLAGLREAPVWQPMPPAARQALRGGALPTEPGDLDAVYQDFQTLVQPYGSGNSHPRFMGWVQGGGNPVGMLAELLAAATNPNLGGRDHAPIEVERQVIRWAAEMLGFPQDASGVLVTGTSMANLIAVLVARTRALGTDVRRTGLQGRRLVAYTSVEAHNCVARAMDMAGLGSDALRLIGVDAQHRIDLHALQAAIAQDTAAGLHPFMVVGCAGTVDTGAVDDLSALAALARTQGLWFHVDAAYGALAMLSPAQRPLVQGLSEADSVAFDFHKWAQVPYDAGCIVVRDAALHAATFASQPAYLQRSVRGMAGNQPWPTDFGPDLSRGFRALKVWMTLKTYGAAKLGQVVAHNCSLAQHLARCVDAEPQLERLAPVTLNVVCFRVKAPGVDLDALNADIVADVQESGVAVSSTTRIGGVLAIRVALVNHRTRQEDLQMLLDAVLAAAQQRLASA, from the coding sequence GTGACGGCGACAACGCAGCCCCCGTTCCAAACCTCCGCCGATAGCCTGGACCCGACCGACTGGAATTCGGTGCGGCAGATGGGCCACCGGATGCTCGATGACATGGTTGACATGTTGGCCGGCCTGCGCGAAGCACCCGTGTGGCAGCCCATGCCACCAGCGGCGCGCCAAGCTCTGCGGGGCGGTGCCCTACCTACTGAGCCCGGCGACCTGGATGCGGTGTACCAGGACTTTCAAACTCTGGTGCAGCCCTACGGCAGCGGCAACAGCCACCCCCGCTTCATGGGCTGGGTGCAGGGCGGGGGCAACCCGGTGGGCATGTTGGCCGAACTACTGGCCGCCGCTACCAACCCCAACTTGGGCGGGCGCGACCACGCACCGATTGAGGTGGAGCGCCAAGTGATCCGCTGGGCGGCTGAGATGCTGGGTTTCCCGCAGGATGCCAGTGGTGTGCTGGTCACCGGCACCTCCATGGCCAATCTGATTGCCGTGCTGGTGGCGCGCACGCGGGCGCTAGGCACCGACGTGCGACGGACCGGGCTGCAGGGCCGCCGGCTGGTAGCCTACACCTCGGTCGAAGCCCACAACTGTGTGGCCCGCGCCATGGACATGGCCGGCCTGGGCAGCGATGCACTGCGCCTGATCGGTGTAGACGCACAGCACCGCATCGACCTGCACGCCCTGCAAGCCGCCATTGCGCAAGACACGGCCGCCGGCCTGCACCCCTTTATGGTGGTGGGCTGCGCGGGCACGGTAGATACCGGCGCGGTAGACGACTTGTCGGCCCTGGCGGCACTGGCGCGCACACAAGGCCTGTGGTTTCATGTAGACGCCGCCTACGGTGCGCTAGCCATGCTTTCGCCCGCGCAGCGCCCGCTGGTGCAAGGCCTGAGCGAGGCGGACTCGGTGGCCTTTGATTTTCATAAATGGGCGCAAGTGCCTTACGACGCGGGCTGCATTGTGGTGCGCGATGCCGCGCTGCACGCTGCCACCTTTGCCAGCCAACCGGCCTATCTGCAACGCAGCGTGCGCGGGATGGCGGGCAACCAGCCGTGGCCCACCGACTTCGGGCCCGACCTGTCGCGCGGGTTCCGTGCGCTCAAAGTCTGGATGACACTCAAAACCTATGGCGCAGCCAAACTGGGGCAGGTGGTGGCCCACAATTGCAGCCTGGCGCAGCACCTGGCCCGCTGTGTGGACGCTGAGCCGCAGTTAGAACGGCTGGCACCCGTGACACTCAATGTGGTGTGTTTTCGGGTGAAAGCGCCAGGGGTGGACCTGGACGCGCTGAACGCCGACATCGTGGCCGATGTGCAGGAGTCCGGCGTCGCGGTGTCATCTACCACGCGCATTGGTGGGGTGCTCGCCATCCGCGTGGCACTGGTGAACCACCGCACCCGGCAGGAAGATCTGCAGATGCTGCTGGACGCTGTGCTAGCGGCAGCCCAGCAGCGACTAGCCAGCGCTTAG
- a CDS encoding RidA family protein — MNSSPIQRINPAAQWSDAVVHNGTAYFVEVPESGTDITSQSQAVFAQAERTLALAGSNTSRLLFSTIYLKHMADRAAFNAAWQAWLPEGCAPARVCVSAEMASPDYLLEIAFTAAVV; from the coding sequence ATGAACAGCTCCCCGATCCAACGCATCAACCCCGCCGCCCAATGGTCGGACGCCGTGGTGCACAACGGCACCGCGTATTTTGTAGAAGTGCCTGAGAGCGGCACCGACATCACCAGCCAATCGCAGGCGGTGTTTGCCCAAGCTGAGCGCACGCTAGCGCTGGCCGGCAGCAACACAAGCCGCTTGCTATTTTCCACCATTTACCTCAAACACATGGCTGACCGCGCCGCCTTTAATGCTGCGTGGCAAGCCTGGTTGCCCGAAGGCTGCGCACCCGCCCGTGTGTGCGTGAGCGCCGAAATGGCCAGCCCGGATTACCTGCTGGAAATTGCCTTCACCGCCGCGGTGGTCTGA
- the hsdR gene encoding EcoAI/FtnUII family type I restriction enzme subunit R, whose amino-acid sequence MDKHALSESDISDKYVRPAMVQAGWHTLDQIYAQFPLRAGRVVVRGNKSHRDKDTVLKADFVLFLKPNIPLAVVEVKKARLSPQAGMQQALNYATLLDVPFSFASNGDSFVFRDATLATGVLEQTLTLDQFPTPHELWARYCAWKGWSAEVQSVAAYDYAPDPSGKKVPRYYQLNAINRTVEAIAAGQNRVLLVMATGTGKTYTAFQIIHRLWKSTWRSDKPGGQKRILFLADRNILIDQTMINDFRPFKGAMAKLSANAKGVERVNAQGQIEVDDVDLAVDKTTKAVNKSYEIYLSLYQAVTGTEEEQNIYKQFSPDFFDLIVVDECHRGSANEDSAWRDILTYFASATHVGLTATPKETKDTSNTAYFGEPIYTYSLKQGIEDGFLAPYKVIRVDLDKDTFGWRPTAGMTDNKGQLIEDRIYTGRDMNRKLVMEPRDAVVAERITAYLRATDRMAKTIVFCEDIDHAARMRQALSNANADICATQPNYVMQITGDNAEGKRELDNFIDPEKPYPVIATTSKLMSTGVDAQTCKLIVLDQNIKSMTLFKQIIGRGTRLREDLGKSWFTILDFKRATDNFADPAFDGEPVQIYEPKGSDPIAPPDAPPEPFDPANLGLPGIEGTLGPQDPLDPLGPFGGAGGTPPIKYVLGNQVTVAVARERVQYLNAQGKLITESLRDYTRINLTKQYDSLDKFLQAWNDADRKAALLEELESRGVLVEAMQEELSAQGHTGLDPFDALLHVAYNMPPLTRRERARRVKKRNVFTHYGPVARQVIDALLDKYADEGIATIEADTVFNVQPFTDIGRPAEIIKSFGGRPQYKTALQTLERELYAASE is encoded by the coding sequence ATGGATAAACACGCGCTATCCGAGAGCGACATCAGCGACAAATACGTCCGCCCCGCCATGGTGCAAGCCGGCTGGCACACACTGGACCAGATTTACGCCCAGTTCCCCCTGCGCGCAGGCCGGGTGGTGGTGCGGGGCAACAAGTCCCACCGCGACAAAGACACCGTTCTCAAAGCCGACTTCGTGCTCTTCCTCAAGCCCAACATTCCGCTGGCGGTGGTCGAAGTTAAAAAGGCACGCCTTTCGCCCCAAGCAGGCATGCAGCAAGCCCTGAACTACGCCACGCTTTTGGATGTGCCTTTCAGCTTTGCCAGCAATGGCGACAGCTTTGTCTTCCGCGACGCCACGCTGGCCACCGGCGTGCTGGAGCAAACCCTCACGCTCGACCAGTTCCCAACCCCGCATGAGCTGTGGGCGCGCTACTGCGCCTGGAAAGGCTGGAGCGCTGAAGTGCAAAGCGTGGCGGCCTACGACTACGCGCCGGACCCCAGTGGCAAAAAAGTGCCACGCTACTACCAGCTCAATGCCATCAACCGCACGGTAGAAGCCATTGCCGCCGGGCAAAACCGCGTGCTGCTCGTCATGGCCACCGGCACCGGCAAAACCTACACCGCCTTCCAAATCATCCACCGGCTGTGGAAGTCCACCTGGCGCTCTGACAAGCCCGGTGGCCAAAAGCGCATCCTGTTTCTGGCGGACCGCAACATCCTCATTGACCAGACCATGATCAACGACTTCCGCCCCTTCAAGGGCGCCATGGCCAAGCTCAGCGCTAATGCGAAGGGCGTGGAACGCGTCAACGCCCAAGGCCAGATTGAGGTGGATGACGTAGACCTCGCGGTGGACAAAACTACCAAGGCCGTCAATAAGAGCTACGAGATTTACCTCTCGCTCTACCAGGCAGTGACAGGGACCGAAGAAGAGCAAAACATCTACAAGCAATTCAGCCCCGACTTCTTCGATCTCATCGTGGTGGACGAGTGCCACCGTGGCAGCGCCAACGAAGACTCCGCGTGGCGCGACATCCTCACCTACTTTGCCAGCGCCACCCATGTGGGGCTGACTGCCACACCCAAAGAAACCAAAGACACGTCCAACACGGCCTACTTTGGCGAACCCATCTACACCTACAGCTTGAAGCAAGGCATTGAAGACGGCTTTCTGGCACCCTACAAAGTCATCCGGGTGGACCTGGACAAAGACACCTTCGGCTGGCGCCCCACCGCAGGCATGACCGACAACAAAGGCCAGCTCATCGAAGACCGCATTTACACCGGCCGCGACATGAACCGCAAACTGGTCATGGAGCCGCGCGACGCGGTGGTGGCCGAGCGCATCACCGCCTACCTGCGCGCCACCGACCGCATGGCCAAAACCATCGTGTTTTGTGAAGACATAGACCACGCCGCCCGCATGCGCCAAGCGCTCAGCAACGCCAATGCCGACATCTGCGCTACCCAGCCCAACTACGTGATGCAAATCACCGGCGACAACGCAGAGGGCAAGCGCGAGCTGGACAACTTCATCGACCCCGAGAAGCCTTACCCGGTCATTGCCACCACCTCCAAGCTCATGAGCACCGGGGTGGACGCGCAAACCTGCAAGCTCATCGTGCTGGACCAGAACATCAAGTCCATGACGCTGTTCAAGCAGATCATTGGCCGCGGCACCCGCCTGCGCGAAGACCTGGGCAAAAGCTGGTTCACCATCCTCGACTTCAAGCGCGCCACCGACAACTTTGCCGACCCCGCCTTTGACGGCGAGCCTGTGCAAATCTACGAACCCAAAGGCAGCGACCCCATCGCGCCACCAGATGCTCCACCCGAGCCGTTCGATCCCGCTAACCTTGGCCTGCCCGGAATTGAAGGCACTCTTGGCCCCCAAGACCCATTGGACCCCCTCGGCCCTTTCGGCGGCGCAGGCGGCACGCCACCCATCAAATATGTGCTCGGCAACCAAGTCACCGTCGCGGTTGCCCGCGAGCGGGTGCAGTACCTCAACGCCCAGGGCAAGCTCATCACCGAGAGCCTGCGCGACTACACCCGCATCAACCTCACCAAGCAATACGACTCGCTGGACAAGTTCCTGCAAGCCTGGAACGATGCAGACCGCAAAGCCGCACTGCTCGAAGAGTTGGAGTCTCGCGGCGTGCTGGTGGAGGCTATGCAAGAGGAACTGAGCGCCCAAGGCCACACCGGGCTCGACCCGTTTGACGCGCTCCTGCACGTGGCCTACAACATGCCACCACTCACCCGGCGCGAGCGCGCCCGCCGCGTCAAAAAGCGCAATGTCTTCACCCACTACGGCCCGGTGGCCCGTCAGGTGATCGACGCCCTGCTGGACAAATACGCCGACGAAGGCATTGCCACCATCGAGGCCGACACGGTCTTCAACGTACAACCCTTCACCGACATAGGCCGCCCTGCTGAAATCATCAAGAGCTTTGGTGGCCGTCCCCAGTACAAAACCGCCCTGCAAACGCTGGAGCGCGAGCTTTATGCGGCAAGCGAGTAA
- a CDS encoding AAA family ATPase, with the protein MLYYPRTPLASSLADALQGKDVFSDAPNGLFLAAPRRTGKSTFLQADLMPELQRRQVVVVYVDLWADQKRDPGSLIAEAVGQALLKQLGVVAKTAKLAGLDSISVGGIKIDTSKIGKVDGSTLTDALRALSEASKAPVALVIDEAQHALTSEAGETAMAALKSARDQLNRPGEVRLMLVMSGSDRDKLLRLVNTNAAPFYGSQIHRMPELGADFIAHIAQLIVRQRADLAPVNEATLSEAFTRFGQRPQFFMEALGQVLSPLATNTGRFEDAMLDKALQKQDADESQMESDFTALRPLEQAVLWRMLELGQRFRPYDADALQFYNEKTGEKVTVAKAQKALEGLRAHQPSLIWKSARSEYAVEDAAMLRWYTQRAAAGSWPPASPQLDWVDE; encoded by the coding sequence ATGCTTTACTACCCGCGTACGCCCTTGGCATCCAGCTTGGCCGATGCTCTGCAGGGTAAAGACGTCTTTAGCGATGCGCCCAACGGGCTGTTTCTGGCAGCGCCGCGCCGCACAGGCAAATCCACCTTCTTGCAAGCCGACCTCATGCCTGAGCTGCAGCGCCGCCAGGTGGTGGTGGTGTACGTGGACCTGTGGGCGGACCAGAAGCGTGACCCCGGCAGCCTCATTGCCGAGGCGGTGGGCCAAGCTTTGCTCAAGCAGTTGGGCGTGGTGGCCAAGACTGCCAAGTTGGCGGGGCTGGACAGCATCAGCGTCGGGGGTATCAAAATCGACACCTCAAAAATCGGCAAGGTCGACGGCAGCACCCTCACCGATGCACTGCGCGCCTTGTCCGAAGCCAGTAAAGCCCCCGTCGCGCTGGTGATAGATGAGGCCCAGCACGCACTCACCAGCGAGGCGGGTGAAACCGCAATGGCTGCACTCAAGTCCGCCCGTGACCAACTCAACCGCCCCGGCGAGGTGCGGCTCATGCTGGTGATGTCAGGCTCCGATCGCGACAAGCTCCTCCGGCTGGTCAACACCAATGCTGCCCCTTTCTACGGCTCCCAAATCCACCGCATGCCCGAGCTGGGTGCCGACTTCATTGCCCACATCGCGCAACTCATAGTCCGCCAGCGTGCAGACCTTGCCCCAGTCAACGAAGCTACCTTGAGCGAAGCCTTTACGCGTTTCGGCCAGCGTCCCCAGTTCTTTATGGAGGCCCTCGGGCAGGTGCTCAGCCCTTTGGCCACCAACACCGGCAGATTTGAAGACGCCATGCTGGATAAAGCCCTGCAGAAACAAGACGCTGACGAGTCGCAGATGGAAAGCGACTTCACCGCCCTGCGTCCGCTGGAGCAAGCCGTGCTCTGGCGCATGCTGGAACTGGGCCAACGCTTTCGCCCGTATGACGCCGACGCGCTTCAGTTCTACAACGAGAAAACGGGTGAAAAAGTCACCGTGGCCAAGGCGCAAAAAGCCTTGGAAGGTTTGCGCGCCCACCAGCCCAGCCTGATCTGGAAATCCGCCCGCAGCGAATACGCGGTCGAGGACGCCGCCATGCTCCGCTGGTACACCCAGCGCGCAGCAGCGGGCTCATGGCCGCCAGCAAGTCCGCAACTTGATTGGGTAGATGAGTAA
- a CDS encoding AAA family ATPase gives MLTSFSLKNFKSFKEDAVLPLASLTVLIGANAAGKSNALEGLRFLSWLAQGNKLSSIQHAVNQADKVVRGRVPDIFQKGTHKFALGCTMDSLPEANALNMELELRSDDLHIVSERMGSGSGVPLYDMDQASKGHSTEAGVAYNNFSKGGNKPHIPVSDQMAVFAQLDSPASFHATHKKAQQTIPNACKLYQSLLSNVLFLDPVPAKMRDFSFLADKRLGGDGANLSSVLYRLWYHGMDKVSFELFGDLELNEVAGVQAAFARQEILSFIQSLPEQDIQGLSFLTGPRSDVMVQLVESFGGQQREYEAALLSDGTLRVMAIAAAMLSAPEGSLVVIEEIDNGVHPSRARHLLERIQTVAERRKLRVLLSTHNPAMLDALPDKAVPDVVFCYRDPVEGDSRLVRLGSLPDAPELLLQDTLGHLMTTGALERFVKTHQGPEARKAKAQAWLATLQATEGSGS, from the coding sequence ATGCTTACCTCGTTCAGTCTGAAGAATTTCAAAAGTTTCAAGGAAGATGCCGTTCTCCCCTTGGCATCGCTTACTGTGTTAATTGGTGCGAATGCGGCGGGAAAAAGTAATGCCTTGGAGGGGTTGCGCTTTCTTTCATGGTTAGCGCAGGGTAACAAGCTCAGCAGCATTCAACACGCGGTGAATCAAGCCGACAAAGTGGTGCGTGGCCGGGTTCCAGACATCTTCCAAAAAGGGACGCATAAGTTTGCGCTGGGTTGCACCATGGACAGCCTTCCCGAGGCCAACGCGTTGAACATGGAGTTGGAGCTTCGGTCTGATGACTTGCATATCGTCTCTGAGCGTATGGGGTCTGGAAGCGGTGTGCCTCTGTACGACATGGATCAGGCGTCCAAGGGGCACAGCACAGAAGCTGGTGTCGCATACAACAACTTTTCTAAAGGTGGGAACAAGCCTCATATTCCTGTTAGTGACCAGATGGCGGTATTCGCGCAGTTGGATAGTCCGGCTAGCTTCCATGCCACTCACAAAAAGGCTCAGCAAACTATTCCAAACGCTTGCAAGCTCTACCAAAGCCTGCTTTCTAATGTTTTGTTTCTGGACCCAGTGCCCGCCAAGATGCGAGATTTCAGCTTTCTGGCGGATAAGCGTTTAGGGGGTGACGGGGCGAATCTGTCTAGTGTCTTGTACCGACTTTGGTATCACGGGATGGACAAGGTTTCCTTTGAATTGTTTGGGGACCTGGAACTGAACGAGGTAGCTGGGGTGCAAGCAGCCTTTGCTCGCCAAGAAATTCTGTCCTTCATTCAAAGTCTCCCAGAGCAAGACATTCAAGGTCTTTCATTTCTTACGGGACCTCGCAGTGATGTGATGGTTCAACTGGTGGAAAGCTTTGGCGGCCAACAGCGTGAGTACGAAGCTGCATTGTTGTCTGATGGCACTCTGCGCGTCATGGCCATTGCCGCAGCAATGTTGTCGGCCCCAGAGGGCAGCCTGGTGGTGATTGAAGAAATCGACAATGGTGTGCACCCCAGCCGTGCCCGCCATTTGTTGGAGCGCATACAGACGGTGGCCGAGCGGCGTAAGCTGCGCGTGCTGCTCTCTACCCACAACCCCGCCATGTTGGATGCGCTGCCTGATAAAGCGGTGCCTGACGTGGTGTTTTGTTACCGCGACCCCGTAGAAGGCGATAGTCGTCTAGTCCGCTTGGGCAGCTTGCCAGATGCACCTGAGCTCTTGCTCCAAGACACCCTGGGCCACCTCATGACCACGGGTGCGCTAGAGCGCTTCGTTAAAACCCACCAAGGCCCCGAAGCCCGCAAAGCCAAAGCACAAGCCTGGCTGGCGACTTTGCAAGCGACGGAAGGCAGTGGCTCATGA
- a CDS encoding type I restriction-modification system subunit M, with protein MSNLSATIKSIQDVMRQDAGINGDAQRIEQMVWLLFLKVFDALEEELELTRDSYTSPIPEPLRWRNWAADAEGITGDGLLKFVNDDLFGTLKNLGGDAQRNPRGYVVRSVFEDANNFMKSGHLLRQVINKLAAIDFNRQAERHQFNDLYEKILRDLQSAGNAGEFYTPRAVTQFMVDMVNPQLGEKVLDPATGTGGFLVCAIEHLRKQAHTPEHDVMLQNSITGVEKKQLPHMLCVTNLMLHGIEVPSLIQHGNTLARPLREVTQADRVDVVLTNPPFGGVEEPGIEQGFPSDVRTKETADLFLVLIKHILKANGRAALVLPDGTLFGEGVKTRIKEQLLAECNLHTIVRLPNGVFAPYTGIKTNLLFFTKGTPTKEVWYYEHPYPTGVKNYNKTKPIRIEEFDVEKAWWGSEADGFASRVENERAWKVSIEQIKAANYNLDQKNPHAADAVSHDPEQLLADYARLQGEAQALRDELKGILAKSLASAG; from the coding sequence ATGTCCAACCTCTCCGCCACCATCAAATCCATCCAGGACGTCATGCGCCAGGACGCCGGCATCAACGGCGACGCCCAGCGCATCGAGCAAATGGTGTGGCTGCTGTTCCTCAAGGTGTTTGACGCGCTGGAAGAAGAGCTCGAACTCACCCGCGACAGCTACACAAGCCCCATCCCCGAGCCTCTGCGCTGGCGCAACTGGGCGGCAGACGCCGAGGGCATCACCGGCGACGGCCTGCTCAAGTTCGTCAACGACGACCTGTTTGGCACCCTCAAAAACCTGGGTGGCGACGCCCAGCGCAACCCTCGCGGCTACGTGGTGCGCAGCGTGTTTGAAGACGCCAACAACTTCATGAAAAGCGGCCACCTGCTGCGCCAGGTCATCAACAAGCTCGCCGCCATCGACTTCAACCGCCAGGCCGAGCGCCACCAGTTCAACGACCTGTACGAAAAAATCTTGCGCGACCTGCAAAGCGCCGGCAACGCGGGCGAGTTCTACACCCCCCGCGCCGTCACCCAGTTCATGGTGGACATGGTCAACCCCCAGTTGGGCGAAAAAGTGCTGGACCCCGCCACCGGCACCGGCGGCTTTTTGGTTTGCGCCATCGAGCACCTGCGCAAGCAAGCCCATACGCCCGAGCACGATGTCATGCTGCAAAACAGCATCACCGGCGTCGAGAAAAAGCAGCTTCCCCACATGCTGTGCGTCACCAACCTCATGCTCCACGGCATCGAGGTGCCCAGCCTCATCCAGCACGGCAACACCCTGGCCCGCCCGCTGCGCGAAGTCACCCAGGCCGACCGCGTGGACGTGGTGCTCACCAACCCACCCTTTGGCGGTGTGGAAGAGCCGGGCATTGAGCAAGGCTTCCCGAGCGACGTGCGCACCAAAGAAACGGCGGACTTGTTTCTGGTGCTCATTAAACACATCCTCAAAGCCAATGGCCGCGCCGCGCTGGTGCTGCCCGACGGCACCCTGTTTGGCGAAGGCGTCAAGACGCGCATCAAAGAGCAACTGCTGGCTGAGTGCAACCTGCACACCATCGTGCGCCTGCCCAACGGCGTGTTTGCGCCCTACACCGGCATCAAAACCAACCTGCTGTTCTTCACCAAAGGGACGCCCACTAAGGAGGTTTGGTACTACGAGCACCCCTACCCCACGGGCGTGAAGAACTACAACAAAACCAAGCCCATCCGCATCGAGGAGTTCGATGTTGAAAAGGCCTGGTGGGGCAGCGAGGCCGATGGCTTTGCCAGCCGCGTGGAAAACGAACGCGCCTGGAAGGTGAGCATCGAGCAGATCAAAGCCGCCAACTACAACCTCGACCAAAAGAACCCCCACGCCGCAGACGCCGTGAGCCACGACCCCGAGCAACTGCTGGCCGACTACGCCCGCCTGCAAGGCGAGGCCCAAGCCCTGCGCGATGAGCTCAAGGGAATATTGGCCAAATCACTCGCTAGCGCAGGTTGA